ggcaggagtacccccgcttactcttcggttcacagaattatcctccagatttctcatccgttgcaagatcatgaatccattggtgattgataacttcgaaaatctactccaactgactcctcagtcaagttttatgtctttataccatgagtaccttacccacgacgtgcacccttcaccaggcatctccaaccaagtttgcttcccatacttttgcaattcctctgtcatttttgatctgtccatgcgacaaaaaatccatggaatcccagatcacctacgctccgattctattccgccgatattttcggcagaatatgggaaagttggatctgataaaatgttctttactgacggttcattcataaacgggtccactggcttcggcatcttcaatgaaaattccagtgcctctttcaaactcaaagatccttgttccgtgtatgtcgctgaactgggtgcgatatactacgcactggggatcattgaaacattgcccatcgaccactattttattttttcagacagtctcagctcaatagaggcaatacgctcaatgaaggttgataaacgctcatcttatttcctaactagaataagacaactattgagtgttttggtcgaaaaattattcaagattaccttagcatgggttccctctcattgctcgattccggggaatgagaaagcggactcgctagctaaggtgggcgctttagaaggcacactttttgaaaggcaaattgcttataatgaatttttccacattcctcgtcagtatacgctcgtaagttgacagcgcatgtggagtggagatgagttcggtcgttggttacacacgattatccctaaggtctcgacgagggcatggctcaagggattgaatataggtcgtgatttcattcgcgtgatatctcggcttatgtccaatcactacaacctaaacgcgcatctctatcgcattgggctcgcagcaaacaatctttgtgattgtggcgatggctaccacgacatcgagcatgttgtctggtcgtgtatccggttccatgagcacaaggcagacaatcggatatccccgtccgggatatcttaggtagccgtgatcctgatcttctgcttcatctacacctgttcctcagaaacgccgatgtcatcGTTTAATGacgtttccttcgttgtgtccccgtttcatatccctcctatccgaacgataaacttttacttagtcgcggcaatacatacacacactctttacagacacacgggcaaaaggttgtgcagtccactgatcattcaacaagagccaaaggttgtaccgatcatgacaactctacacgaactgatgattgcgccggctagtgaccattctatcctggattcctcgagtcgagaaagacgcaccacgctagatatgaggtacagactaggggggcgttgctgattaatggtcagctgcatcccaataggaagtatcccgtgtcgggcacacgtacagagcattggagacagcaacatcccaattacgaaaacacttgtaatactaacctcgagccaaccgcgagtaatcggttacatattactaacatagataataagaaaaattgtattgaactcccggccccgtgaggctaacgccatatgagcctttataaaaatatatattttggaaaaaaaaaaaattcacatttcattagacaatagtttactgctaaTAAAAAAACCGTtgcattgctaaactgaaatgcttaaagcttctggtagacaaatatgctagaaaactttgattgcgtttttctcagatgctaattttggaacatgggacaactatgcgtagaacggcagtgcaaCTACGGTATATTTTTTGCTCAATATGATATATCAGCTCCCCGATAGTCCGGAGGAGCTGTACAATTGTCTGATTGATTTGGACGAAGACGCTttcgaaaatctagtgtcaacaaatgatactgactttgtcatcgtgcccccaagcggtggagacagcgatgtggatgctggaAAAATAGTGACTCGGAGGACGGCACTTCCGGTTTTGGCGAACAAGTGAATGTCGAGAGCAACATTGAACGAGAccaatcacaagaatgctcctcgggcagcagcaagaagcggagagccagacactgggaaaaaatgaCCTTAAAGATGCAGATGCAGCCGTTGTTCTAGAAGGATATTCACCTGATCTTAGTGATCTCTGCTCGAAACATAAATGATCTGCCGTTCAAATGTTCCATTACCCATTTGACGCAGATTTCGTCGGATTAATCACCACAGAGACAAATAAGTACGCACTGCTAAAAGGAGATACAAGATTCCGTGTGACTGTGCCGGAAATGTACAAATTTCTAGGAATTGTGCTCGTTTCCGGATACGTAAAAGTTCTACTGGGAAGCAAAAGAAGATACGTACAATATGCTGATTGCCACCGCTATACCAAGGAATAAATTTGAGCAAATCATGAAATATCTGCATTTCAACGACAATTTACTTAATGATGGATCCGGCAAATTGTTCAAGGTTCAACCTTTGATTGAACATGCGAATGACAAGATTCTGAAAATGGGACAGCCATTGGGAAAACATTTCTCTATCGACGAAGCTATGGAGCCTTACTACGGCAGGAACTCTATAAAGCAATTCATCCGAGGAAAGCCAATTCGTTTTGGCTACAAATTTTGGTGCCTTTGTACTCATGACGGATGTTTCATCAAGTTTATCCCGTATGAAGGTAAAACACATGTTCAGATTTATATGCATTTTATAATGTTTTGTTGATATACTTTGTAGGAAAAACTGATCGTGACCCTGGAGAACCATTGGGTTCGAAGGTTGTGTCCAATTTGAGCAAAGATATTGTTGCTGAAGAAAGTTACGTGCACATAGATAATTTTTTTACCAGTTTGGCTCTTCTTGAAGATTTTGGCAAGAGGGACATAAATATCATTGGAACCATCCGTAACAACCGCATTGAAAAGGCCACGTTGGAATCCATTAAAAAGCAAGCTCGTGGATCATATGACATTGTGCGTGATACTGAAACAAACATCACCATTGTTCGTTGGAATGACAATAATGTTGTCATTATGGCTACAAGTGTCAAAAACGACAACATTGTCCTACGTGAAGGTACGTGTAAGAGATACATTGAGGCTGAAAAAAAGAGGATCAATATTCCAACCCCATCTTTGCCAAATGTACAACAAAGGAATGGGTAGAGTTGATCTTTTCGACGCTCAACGAGGGCTATACCGCTGCACTATCCGTAATAAGAAGTGGTATTGGCCCTTTTTCCGATTTGTGGTaaatctcgacatttcatgcaattctaagacatttggcatcaaaaaatagTAGATGAAGCCCGTATGAGTCAATATTTTGCGGAGGTATTTTATCGTTCGAATCAACAATTCGtagggagtcccgtatgaaaaatcgatatgacaaaaaaaaattcgaaattacactagatctcgtttcatgcaatctgaagacatttggcatcaaacaattttgttcgaaaaccccgatttcctttactccttccttgggtgatttttcggtttttcaaaaactcaaactttgaccgctgtgcgacactagtaaatgaagtccgattgagctgatattttgcatagggtagtttttcgtgggaatcaacatttttaatcaagttcgctttgaaaattcgagggtcacttttttcccatacatccattggcactctagtgaccactttacctccaagcaaaaaattttttttttcgaattttcacctttttttgtaATGATGAAAATTGTACTATGTATTTAGAATTTATATAGTAAAAGCAGTAGCTTGAAGAACattgagttgaactataatattcttcgagaaacgggaattgcaTCGATATATGAATATCGGTCAAAACAACGAGATATAGGGCCTGTGATATTCCGGCAAATAACACACAACACTATCAATTGCTTGACATCCGACATCCATGTCTTTCTTAATGTCGTAATCAACACACTCGTACTGTCATTCCGACTTCACACTAAATCTAGGATACCACATCCTCCCCTCAcattaaaaatgtaacgatacCAGAAAGCATCGTACAAGAAAgatctcattcattcatttGCTTCATCGATTACATCAAGGAATCTCTGGGTTCTTCTGGTTTGCCACGCATCAAGGCGCTTTGTGATAGATTCTCCGTTATCTGATAATGATAACCTTCAGACGACTGGGTGCCTCGTGTCAAAATGGCTGCCAGATCTTCGAGTTGATTCAGGTACTTCCTCCAGCACTATTTGATAAAAATGAGAATCAATttagagaaaagaaagaaaaaaaaaatcgcccgcatattttcaatttaaaacaaaaataaaaatcctagattttttttgcttgatttCTTTCGCTAGATTCCAAGATCATTTTTAACTACATCACTCATCATAAACTTTCATCGCAATCTCTCACACAGAACGTTTGATCAACGCTTGAATGATTTCTTCCTTTCTCTGCACTGACTCCGCTTTGCGTATGTTGAGGGGCAAATTCTCGTCAAATGCCATTTTGATGCCGCTTTCTCCTGCTTAACCTGTAccacttttttttctgcaataCTACGCGATGTATCGACTTCTACTAAGGTGATTCCTAGCCTTTCTCCATTCTCAATACTTTCCGGTTCCTCACTTGACTCCTCCGAAAACGAAATATCACTTTTCCACCAAAACCCGTTCATCTTTATCAAAATTTAACAATGCCGGTATGCCCGACCCCCTaaggaaaagtattgttttgtgagatctgcGGGCACATATTGATATGTTTCCTCCACAGAAACATTGTCTAGTTTATTTGCCATGAGATATAAGGAATATCAGTACATTTAAACGGTAATTTTCTCAAGTAatagtcaatttaaaaaactgccataaaaatgaagctcatcaaccagtgcgggtgaaaccggcaccccatgggggtaacaccggtatcctatggggtaagaccgtcatctcaatttctcaatatataTACTTGGCAAAAGATGAACCAGTTTGAAACTGACAGTCGGCAAATAGAAAGTATTCTAATTCTAAATGTCGCTGTCGAGTATGGTTCGAATCGCTCAACCGATTCCGGAGATATAGTcggaacaaattccaatgaacatggaatatggagaagaaatcaccaaaccacaccacaattcaattacaaGTTAATGAAATCTAGGAccacattgaacacttaccGGTGGTCAGTTTTTCTTCTTACTTGAATCAATATCCGTCATACGACGCTTTTAATCACACTATGATTCGACTTGAAATCACATAGAAGAATGAGTTCATGACTGTAGGTAAATTtcaggtttttgtgattatgatggcaataaaactaattaaattatgtttagttgtaattagtttattatttttattaagacCATACAgccattatttttcgttcaatgatgaagttcatttaattttatcgaacagcttaaatccaacattaaatttacatcagtagttcaaaagtcgtgGAAGCACGTTTGATAGAAACTCCACTAACAATAGCCTCTTTGGCAAGGGTGAGGTTTCCCTGGGACCAACTTCCTCGATTCGTTTTTCTTCGGTAGCTGCGAGGCATCTGAAATTGATCGAAAATATGTCTTAGAAACCTTCAACTAAACGCAAACCATGCCGGGATCCCCCACTGAAGGGGTGACGTACTTACCCCGACAGCACACATTTTTCAAgaagactatttctattaacttattgctttaacttacctcaactcgaatcccagtgattgctaacaatccaggggacaaactgtagagcaacggaaaagaatttgaaaccgcgttcaacaataaaagcttaaacttcactgacggaaaattacatccggctacatatcatcggcactcgcgtttgttttgatttatattttgacaattgacggatcacggtgggttcgatgtgattgaaaaggtctaaaataataaatactatcatgtagagtattcaaaaacgtagttaatcagagttttctagtaaaactcaggGGGTGCCGGTCTTATCGTCAGTGGCGGGCTTACCCTCCCTTCCCCTAATGTTGTAAACTGATATCAGTGCAAGTcattttaaatttgtttaaacGCCAACGTCATTTCCGTTTGATCCATTTCATGAGCTTGgctgttttttgaaatatttaataatttcaattaatttatttttaatgtttgttTGCTTTGAATATTCGGCCACATAAATAAATTCTATTTATATGCTGGTCTTGGGCACTACTCGACTCAGCTGTTTTGTACTGAACAAGTTGGTCCTGGGCTCGACCCGACTCAACTGTTCCTTGAGCTTCACTCGACGAATTTTTGTGTCTAAATTTAACTACTTATCGcattcatgtgaaaatgctacCTGTAGAAAATGATTTATCAATCAAAATCATATACCTTACTGGAGTTCCCGCTGATTACTAGTACAATGTGGCAGCATGCAGTGGTTACTTGTGAAATCATGTTGAAAAAAAAGCGATATTTCAGTACGAcgttttcactcccccacggccACAGGAAACAAACGAATCCTCACCAATACTAACATACATCGCCTACTACTCCACCTCGATGTGTATTCCATTGGTTTCATCGGTTTCTCTGTTCAAACcagaaacaaaaatattatttatattcctcttttttttatcactcacCAGTCTGAAAAATTGGTTAAATTTATTCTCCTATCCAGCGAATCTTgtatggcaggatcgccaatgtgatatTCCGGCAAACAACACACAACACTATCAATTGCTTGAAAACCGACATCCATGTCTTTCTTAATGTCGTAATCAACACACTTGTACTGTCATTCCGACTACACACTAAATCTAGGATACTacagggccctattccagaaaacgagacgagcagacgagcgctcgtcttgtttgttttcatattccagaacccgagctcgactaaaaacagacgagtagctcgtctggctcgacgaccgtgtggccgcgctcgtcgatgaatcagtcgaatcgtctagtttgtttgatgtgttttttcaccttgttgattgaaagcatcggtattcttctgctccgcctttatcttcaaaaatggtttcacggctaaactagtattgcataagcaatgtatgttttcaatgtATCAtgtatcaaattcaattcagtaattgcaagattttacagattttcaactgGACCTctcccaaacaacacaaccaaatgtaaacattgaaatcatatccagggatgctagatgactgttttgaatatatgaacatggcacgaaaagggtcttcacatattgaacgaaaatgagtaattcaaaaaaactgctttattggaaatacatatatatagatttaaaacttttcttgataaatcgttgattaggtgaacaaacattgcccccaataaatccataataacaaaacgtctgagtgataaaaccatatgctcgaggaaaaatatcaatgaaaccaaaaaatatatgaaacttattcctttttgttgtttttttttaatattttggcactgagaaaagagtatcgattgatcaattttaaaactgttcgttgtttttctcaaaacaaaaacatgtcttctcatctgacatcactgatcataccgagaaaaactgactgaagtctctccagtctaccagataaaacatttcaatgaaactcgtgtactggaatcggatgttttgctcgtctcgacagtaactgaagccgagacgagacgagacgaattactcgtctcgttttctggaatagggcccatagtcATGTCCGTATGATCATTTTCCGAAATGTTGCCAGTACAGTTTATTCAGGTTGAACAACAGTGAATTGGTATATTAGTGTATCGGATATACATTGTTGGATTTTATTCTTATTGTGATATCATTGTTTCAGCTTTACTTCATATCATAACCCGTTACTCGAACTTTTACCCAAACATGTTACTGTTGTCTGAGAAGAAGATACGGAATTGCGCGATAGGGAATCCACAACAGTGCATTCATTAGGGTCTAGGTATTGATCTTAAAAATTGTCCGAAAACCCAATCCGCTACGTAGCAACCCGAATGAAATTACTTGAATCAAAACTAACGTATATAGGACTACGGTTGCCTCAGTGCAGTGACCCTCTCCCACTAATAGTCGTAAGACTGCCGGAAATTTAGTGCGACCAAAACCTTTTTGACTTGGTAATCGAAGTGAACACATAAGCCACACCAGCACCGGGGTGAACTTCGAGCAGCAGAATATCGAGCCGCTGGTTTTTGGCCgccaacttcacacaagtcgaGGTAACTACAACGGCGGAAAAACAACTAGCAGCTGATAAATACCTAATAGTGCAATTATGGCAGCTGCACTAGATCTGGAAGCTTTGGATAGACGGGTGAATATGGAAAACCATTCGTTGGTCAAAGGAGGCGGTAAGAAGCTACTTTATTATAGGAGAAATAGTAGTCGATTCTGTTAATTTAGAagttaattttctaatttttaagaTGGTTTTCGATTAACAATGAATGTAGAAAAGCAAGACAAATTAGCGTGAATAGTGAttaacaaacgaaaaaaatatatatacatatttctatgtgaataacaactgaaactgaaTGATATTAAGGATATGCTAATCGTTCAATAAAATTAATCTGGCGAGGGCTAATCAATGAATGGAATTATTAAATATAGGAAACATGATACTACCTAAAGACAAGCTACAGGATAACAAGATAACAAGTCTTGAGAAACATGAATCAAAGAAGGGAAATTATTAGTTGAAAGTATTTCTTCAATTCTGTAAAAACTGCTTATTTTGTTTGGAAAAAACTTTCCTGTCTCCCATACTTTAAAAGTATGAACAGGGCAATCTGGGGAAATGGACTTATCGAGATTTAAACAGGTgtgatttcaaatttaataaacACACTTCGAagtggaatttttaaaaaaagtaaaaaattgagccatatatgtctacagccaatttaacaaaaatgtgtccatcaatcgcaatcatagcttttgaatgtaCCGAACGGCTGGAAAACCAGGAATTCTTTCCTGTAACGGCATGTATGTTCCAATACTTACTTAAAAGTTCATGAGTAACTAAAATGTGGGTTAAAATTATATTATCAAACATATGAATGAAACGAAATAGCGCTATAAATGCGAAGAAAATTAAAGTGGTATACACACCCTTCAAATATATGATGAATGAATTAAAAGAGTAAATAGGGGAGTATTAATAAACGTATTATACgaagaaatttgaaaagaaaagaaaactatttttattgtagCTGTAAAAGCACAAGTGTTTATCGATAAGgcgttttggaatattttatggagatatgataattttatttttcatttggaattgcggaATTTCAGAATTGAGGGAGTTGAGATAAATAAATACAGATATCATAGCAAATGAAGAAcacacaaaaattgaaataatatacaATCAGTTATATATAAAAACAACCTCACAGACCAATTTTAGAGGAAACTCTTCtagtttcccctaaaactcattgagtagggggagatgcagtgaccctctcccacgaatagaacatctcagataatttcaatatgaataagtatttacaataagaaagattcctactgaagataggggagaacccaaccaaggattttccaacaggaacgatggaattttccatactgtgcaagttgaaaattccctacacatagcaggtagccagtaagttagttctaacgttttgagagttctgtacatcctcacagagggatcgaggattagagaaaaaaaaataaaggagttgatagttgaacatcgagaagaacagttgtttctctcgatagaacaaaaaagaaaagtgcccAGACCGCTCGGGCGCTACATCAGTgattatttgtttgaaatttgaagTTCACAAGCGGACACGTAACCTTCATGGCTACGGAGGCCTGGAGTGGGCTCAAATACCGGGAGCACGTATTGTCAGTAACGATTTCGTCAGGCCTTTGagtttgtaatccgtgttaggcaATCACTCTCCGATCTGCTGTCTCGTTTTCGGATTTTTGGACTTACACACCATTACAGAAAAGAAAAACGAAGTCCAATGTCAAATAACATAAGCAAAATCAAACTGGTATGATAGGTGTTgcaacaaaaacattggccctgattctcgaatacactacgaatacacttcacggtggaaacggaatgaaacgtattcgcgatgacaacggtacggtgtcgacatctggatacgagattagtttcccactaaatttatcattataatatcaaattatcttcagatgaaatttttgtatgagattattataccagatgaagaaaacaaagttttccactcacattggataccagtttgatacgaagaaattaattttcattaatgattttttatttgaaaagtgctcattctgcctgaaaactcatcattatcttcgacacttcactaactcgaaaaacgtagttcaatggcgtgccgttcatttcgtttccaccgtgaagtgtattcgagaatcaggtccATTATCGTGGTAAAAAAGGAACATGTTCGGCTAGTTAACATATTGCGGACCGCTTACGAGTTTTCTCTTGTTTCACGTTCCGTCttttacggatggatcacgaaatataccgtgttttctacacttgatggttaaatccttggtctgccaagaatctaacaaggcttaccgatggctcgccttcgtctcatccacgccgaaggaaacgatctcattcgtggaatccgaactaATGatgcgtacaagtttgccccaaaacgtacgttccttaatgtgttaagaagAAGTATTTTCATATTCGTTCATTAACGTAGTCTAGTGAATATCTCAGCTCATCTTCAACTAAACATAATTCAGATAATACGTGTAGTTCCGTGCCTCCCAGGAGTGAATAATAAACCTCAGTATATAATCATTCATAGGTTGAAGAGctattatattttaatttagATTATAATATATGGTTACTTGAAGATTCTACCATTAGCGtatcatttttttgtttttgcccAAAACATTCTAGATTGACAGACACTCTAATATTTGACACAACACAGAGTTGGTTGCGAGTGTTGGTATAATTCATCATTTTTGATCGTAGATGTAAACATTatcccatattgatgggttcAACGATTCATTTGCCATCCAAGCTCTACTCACCGGATTGAAAGCCATCGGTTTCCTTCTGTTTTAATTCCGCATCATTCACACATCCTGCCGCAGCACCTGTGATCTCACTGAATCCTTTTGCTTCCACCGGTCATTGATTTCACATGAATTCCAGCACTTCTGCACGAACTTCCGACACGTCTTATTTATTACCCCTCACACTTCAATCATAATGCACCGATACCATGGTTACAGCGTGGCGACTAGAATCTCGCGGTCTTAAATGCATTTTTAATTGTGCATCGGCCACATAATAGCTCGTAAATGGAAGGAGGATAATCTTTCGACGGCAGTCTGCTGAACGTGAATCAGAAAGCACGTTTTCTCTGACTCCTCTCGCGTAACATGAAATACTGAATGTTTGTACATATGTATTGAGAATATTTTGGAGGAAGTTGCAATGCGCCAGCGCAACTCTACATATGGTGGCGGTTTGAAGGATAGTAAGGTAATATGGAAATAATCGCCTTCGAAAGTATCGGTCTCTCCTGGAATATACAGTGACTGAAACTCGAAATCGTTCCCCACCAAGCAGATcttttttcactacttttgaaagacgaaaacaagctttcgaaacattcttTTTAGATAATGATATATACATAATTTTAAATCTCATACCTTCCCCCTTCGTGTTTGATAATGTTTTtgaaggcgatctggcgtagtggtaacatccatacctctcacgcagagatcacaagttcaatcctcactcccaacattcttccaaaaaatggaagtaaaagtgacgaaccagccgaaatgtgttgaaagtcactataatgaaGAAAAGAAAAGTTTGTGGATGAGAAGTGCATGTAATTGTGGAAATGCGTATGTTACATGTGACTAATGTCACTTCTTGCAATTCTGAGAGTACGCGTAGCATTATGAACTACTGGTACAATATGCGTTGATGTGCTcctttaactctttgtggtcgtttgtctgctctcggtcaccataccttttttaccattctggtcgtttgtctgctctcagccaccacagcaagaaactatactaatcttatactttaCGCAACATtttatcagttcacactttttataaacgaattttaatgtctagtgaacttgttcAAGAATTgaaacggtgctcctatgagtaataaataacggtactcagtataaacaaaagttgttgcCCATTCTTGAGGAAAGACCCAATGCAAAATTTCATGCATTGCGGCAATGTGTAGATGTAAAAAACATTGTTCTGTATGTGTTAAAGGCGGAAGacaccaaacaatttttttgtgatATATGCGAAAACCAGGGCTGTATTCTAAGCATTGTTTTGAAAGATATCACGCAAAGAAAATtttttacatatattttttatatgaaagTAACACATTGAAATACATGTTTAGTGAATTCTTTtctgaagtttacaaaaaaaaatcatgttcatctttcataatctcacaagttatgaatacaCTGCATATAATCtaacaaagttatacatcaccgctttttcaagtaaaaaaaattgcgaCCAATACGATACCCAtgttcaaatttaatacgaccgctaAGGGTTAAGTTAACACATATAAAAACCATTGGAACATGTACACCTTAGCGCGGAACATATATTCActggccttgaaaaagactagatgtgaatatatacagaggaaaatcgatgaacatcaaaataatagtaaaggactatggagaatattaaaaacattattaaattcgaaaaatagtataCCGCGTTTCATAGTTTTCGGAGGAtcagaagaacagtcagaccaaattattgcagagaaattt
The Toxorhynchites rutilus septentrionalis strain SRP chromosome 2, ASM2978413v1, whole genome shotgun sequence genome window above contains:
- the LOC129766993 gene encoding piggyBac transposable element-derived protein 3-like, with product MLIATAIPRNKFEQIMKYLHFNDNLLNDGSGKLFKVQPLIEHANDKILKMGQPLGKHFSIDEAMEPYYGRNSIKQFIRGKPIRFGYKFWCLCTHDGCFIKFIPYEGKTDRDPGEPLGSKVVSNLSKDIVAEESYVHIDNFFTSLALLEDFGKRDINIIGTIRNNRIEKATLESIKKQARGSYDIVRDTETNITIVRWNDNNVVIMATSVKNDNIVLREERLINA